TGTATATGAACGTGCGTTAaggaatatatacatattttttaaatcatcTAAACACTGAAGCAATCCTTCAACGCTGgataatttataaacaatttaataaacgtAATAAAAATGGGTTCGATTGAAGGAAAGAATCTGAATCACGAATGagtatataaatttaaacttcaatatttatttgctgttcATTTTCTTCATCGCGAAAACTTGAGTGTTGTGTTACGCACAAAGGCAGtacataaaatatgcattcaGTAAATGATACGTGAATGGAATATGGATGTACTTAAAGCAAACACGACAGAAATATTCATTTCACAACCTAAGGACTTAATTTAGCTATTTGCTATTTACTTCCGGCTAGACGAATAGTATGAATAGTGAATGGATTTGCAAATACATCGAATGAACCcagaaatattcccacatacTCGTAATGTTTCTGAAGCCCACGATCGGTTTATTCATTTGAGTGGCTTCGATCTGCCTTTTATCTTCCCATTTTTTTGGCGATGATCAATCAATCACTCAACGCTTTTTAAGCTGCCCAAGTAAACATCAAGCCCATTATTCATTTGTTTGTgcacaaagccaaaagcacAAACCAATTAGTTTCTACCACTTCAGCATAGcttgttattttaattgccattgccaGAAGAGTGAAAAAGTCCTACAGATTTGAATTGTTTACCTTTTTACTTACTCGCTCATTATTCAAATTTAGGAAATGATACCTTATATGATATAAGCATTGATTTTACGTCCTATTCAACTACTTCAATATAGAACCgatcatttcatttcataatATAGTTAACTATTTAGTTCTCACCTTTccaaaaacaattatttaaatgtatataatacCATTTATAGCATAGACCAAATATGGATATGATTCACTTCCCTTGCGCAATGTAATCTGATTATAAGTCACCCTGCAAAATGTGCGACTAAAGAAATCCAATTTCCTCCCTCGGTGGTGGATCCATCCGAACCATTTACGTGATGATCGACAACTTAGTTGATCGGAACATGGACTACCATATTGGTCATTCAGAGTAATTCGAAAAGGCAGCCGACCCACATTTGCATATTCTTATTGTATGCCGATTtgaataattgtttttagcCCGAATTGAGCTTCCAAAGAAGCGGACAACAAGTTTATCACCCATGTGTCATTCGCCACCTTGAGCGCGAAGCCATATCATCATCTCGATCGTCTCGTCTCCATGCCCGGCTAGCCCAAACATGGTGTCGGGTTACTGTCAGCCACCAGAATCCCACTGACCAGTCCAATGTTTGCCACCAAACAGCGGATGGATCAACGAATTTGCCATGTTTATTGGGCTTTTTCAGAACTCGAATGCGATGACACATAAACCGGCAAAGGGGGCGTGATTCGATTGAGTTGTTTGTTCATATGAATACTTTAGTGAATGAATCCCAATCCAGTTCCAACTCATTTCATTCAACTGGCTCTTCGATTGAATGTGATCAAATAGACGCAGATATGTCATCATTTATCTGTGAATTACTTTTGCCTCTTACTTAGTTTCGTTCCTAATAAGAACTCTTGAATTAAATGTgtagatactttttttttagagtTACTTCAAGTTAGTATTCAAATATATTCACTTTACATTCATCTTGAATCGGTATTGTATTGAATTTGATTCAAGCACTAACCGCCGCTGATCCTTCtcttgcagcagcagcagctcctggTCGTGGCCCTGGTGGCGGTGGCCATCGCGTCCTTGCCCCAACTGGCCGCAGGTAAAAAGCTGGGGAAGCGCTGCGTGAACTGCACGTACCGCACTTACTACACCTACGGCGATGGGCGATCCCTGCAGCGGGTTGTCTATAGAGATCCGGTCTACACACGTGGTATTTACACAGCTTGCCTATTAGTATCCCGTATTCGTAGTCTTACCGCACCAGCACGATGTACATGGGAGGAGAGCACCGCCGCCAGCaccctgacccctgaccctTGACCCCGCCCCTCAAATGTATCTGCAGTAGCTAACCCCTAACCCCTAACCGAATATATATTGTAGTAGCGTAGCATTAGAGTTTAGATTGAGACACAAGTTCACCTGCGCACCAGTGCATCACCTCACCGCCAGTGCCTCTCTCCTCTCCTCTCGCCCACACAGCGCAGTCCTACGGCAGCGGATGCAGCGGGAGCCCGTGCGGCGTGAACGCCGTGTGCCAGGAGGCCTCCGGAGGACGGCCCGTCTGCTCGTGCCCGCCCGGATTCAGCGGTAATCCGCTCACCCACTGCAATCGCGGCGAGTGCCTGGACAACGTCGACTGCCGCGGCAACCTGCAGTGCAAGGACAATCGCTGCGTTAATCCCTGCGTGGGTGCCTGCGGCATTGGCTCCAATTGTGACGTAAGTGCCGCCACCGCCAGAGGGACTTTTATGTCCCCAGCACTCCTCCACCTTCTGCCGCATTCCCTCGCATTCTGACCAACGGCACtcgccgcctcctccgctcGCTCTTTCCAGGCCCGCAACCACGTGGCCGTGTGCAGCTGCCCCGCCGGCTACAATGGCGACCCCTACCACGCCTGCCACCTCAACGATCCGGGTAAGTGCCTGACCTCCACAGCCGCCCCCCACATGGCGcggggtgggcgtggcggagCGGAAAATCGATTAAAATGCGGGGTGTCATAAGAATCGTTCGCTCCACAGCTCCCATGTCAGTCGAAATCAATCCGCTGCCATTGTGTATTTCGTTTCACGAggtattaattaattaatttggaaacTGGAGAAATGCACTACTTATAGTAGTAAGGGTCAACTTAAAGCCTTCCCCCGATTAGATGATCAAATTAGTTAAAAGTTCTCAGTTCTCTTTACACTGATTATGTACTAAGAATATATGGATTAGTATCTTTAGCTGGTTAAACATTTAAGTAGCTGAAAGATGCAAGGGgtcatatatgtacgtacatagtGTGGATGTGGAAACCAAGCCCAGAAATAAGCCTTGACCACTTGAATAAAATCAGGGCAAACAGGTTTCCTTACTAAGCTACATAACAATGAGATGAACCAAGAGGAGTGGAATTTTATTGAGGATACACGAATGCACTTGGAAATTCGCATTTTGCAAAGCCTGATCCTATAGATAAATACCAAACTAAATAATAGATCGCGacatatttgtaaacaatttgtaaacaaCTCATGTTGTTTatcatgttttatatttatcgcATTCATGCAAGGTGGGCATACGACTGACTGACTGTTCCGGGAATGCATCGATATAGACATGGATCGATTAATTAGCCCACTCGCGAATCCCTTTCTGCCCAAAGAGGTGCTAAATACGTGGCAAGATGACGTCGCAAATCCGACTGGCATCGccaaatttggccaaatgtaGTGGTATGGGCAAAAACGAGGGGCTGGGCCTCTGGGCAGCGTGTGGGTTTGCCTTGCTTGCATAACATTTTGCGCTCAATGATAATcagaattataataataatcataataataataataatccaaAGCCAGCGGCCAACGCCCAACATTCGGCCAGAATCGCACTTGGGGCCTTTGTAATTTTATGGTAATTAGCAGAGCATTCCGCCTCGCAATTGTCAAGATCAAGGACGCAGTGGGCGAGCTCCCAGGGCCAACGAGTATCCGTATTCGAGCGTAGTAGAGCTGGAATCCGACGGCACCGAAAGGTGGCCCCAGTCAACATCCGATTATGGTCATAAGCTGCGCAGGTCGGCCAGCGAATTCAGGTAGCACAGGTCGGCCGAGTGGCTTGGGAATTTCGCTGGGAGACGACAACTTGATCCACCAGGGGGCTACACTGCAAGAAACTGATTGAAGAACATTATCTCTTTAACGACAAACTGGAGCAATGCACGTAATTTGTTcggcttaaatatttatccgATATAAATGGGAATAGTAACATTTCAGAACTTGCTATAAATAGTGGCAAATCAAGTTTCGTCATTACTTGAAGTTGTTCCTGCTAGGAAATTCTGAACTATAAATATTGAcaagataaataataaagtacaTACACATAATTGAAACCTTTTCCAAAAGTGTGAGTCACTAGGACCTGCTTGTTTGTTATCCACATTCTTCTATACGGACAGAGAAACGGACAGAGAAACGGACAGACAAACGGACATGGTCAAAAGGGCAATCAAGCAGCGACTCTAACCCGGAAAGTATGTACTGTTACATACTCCTCCACGAATCTACTGTATCCCTTAACTTTTAACGCCAATCTTGAGCTGCTAAATATTATCTTTGGCTTgaatttccttaaaataaagTCGGTTCGAAACCAATTTCAATTGCTGTCCGGCGtcaataaattgcatttctcCGTTGGTTGCTCATTCGGGATTCGAGTCGAGTCCAAGGGTCTGGCATTGCCCGCCCTTTTCCGATTTCTGCATCTTAACTGGGCCtccacatatatatatatattcttgatttcACTTAAATCCCTTTCTGTGTTGCCTTTACTCCGGCCTCCGTTTGCGTGCAATTCCCATtgaaatacaatatttatttgcatttccaattAGCAACTGACTTGGAAACAATAATTGCAAACGAACAGTCTACGGGGAGTGTAAGGAGCTCGGATtccctgctccctgctccATGCACCATGTTCCCTGCTGCCGCCCCAAGGACTCCGGATTCTTTTCCATTCATGTTCCTGGGGAGCAGATGCAGTTGCAATTCCCTTTGGGCGTGCTACAGACCATCTGAGAACATTCACGGACATTTCCCTTAAAGATTCCGTGCAGgaatacaaatgaaatgcattcaTTTAATTccacaataataaaaataactatttGGTCAGATGTAGTTGGAAAAACAATCGACCAATACATCGATTTAATGTCGCCGACGagcattttccactttcgtTGCAAAAGACGTTTTGCAATCGATTTTCGAAACAAACTCCACATTTCATTACAATACATTTTCCGGGCGCGGAAAAGTTGCTGGAGCTTCTCGCAAATGATGTCAAAAGGAAATGTGAGAGAAAAGGCCTGATAATGGCGAAACTTTTGCCATCGGAACGGAAAACAACGCAAACTAATTTCTTGACTTGCTcaccgcaccaccaccaccaccatcatcatcatcatcatcatcttgaAGGACGAGTAACAACAATTGGcgccaaaataaaagaaaatatgggtaaaaaccaaaaatatgcGCATAAATGAGCGCCGGCTATTTGAAtatgattttccatttgcccgCTTTGAGTGGCCGGCCCAATTATGGGCTCCACTGGAGGTATTTTTCCGATTTGACCGGAACACAAGTCATATGACCccggcataaatcaaaaatgggGCAGCAACAGCGGCTGTTGACAGGGGTCACAATCGATGGTGAAAGGTGAATGGGAACTTTTCGTGGGGTCAACTAAATCGACACTTGAACTTGGCAATACATGTTAtaattgttgattttattgtaCCACCATCCTAATGGACATGGACTGATAGTTCCAAGTGTGAAAGAGAATCTATCATTCAAAATATACTTTCGGACAGCTGGGTGGGCGATTCTACGGCACCCCTGTGCACGTCCCTTTCCACACTTTAAACTCTCTTCCCACTCCGCAGAGGAGCAGTGCCATCCCAGTCCGTGCGGCGTGAACACCAAGTGCGAGATCATCAACGGCGTGCCCACCTGCTCCTGCGTCCACGGCTACGTCGGCAATCCGCTGAGCGGCTGTCGCCACGAGTGCGACCACGATGGCGACTGCAGCAGCCGGGACATGTGCTCCAGCGACTTCAAGTGCGTGCCGGCCTGCGGGCAGTGCGGCACTGGCGCCACCTGCCGGACGGTCAGCAATCACCGGGCGGTCTGCGAGTGCCCCAAGGGCTACATTGGCAGCCCGTACACGGAGTGCCGCCCGGAGTGCTACGGCGATGCCGACTGCCCGGCCGGACGACCCGCCTGCTTCTACGGCATCTGCAAGAACACCTGCGAGGGTGCCTGCGGCATCGGCGCCGACTGCAACCTGCGCGGCCTCACCCCCGTCTGCAGCTGCCCCCGCGACATGACCGGCGACCCCTTCGTGCGCTGCCGCCCCTTCACCAAGGAGGACCTCTGCGACCCCAATCCGTGCGGCACCAATGCCATCTGCGTGCCCGGACACGACAACACCGGTCGCGAGCGGCCCGTCTGCAACTGCCTGCCCGGCCACACCGGCAATCCGCTGAGCCACTGCACCCGGGTGAGTCACTGGGCAAATCATCAATCATAGGCAATCATACGGATTGGGCAACAACGCTGCCGGTGATCCTAATGATAGTATTCTTTCTGCTGTTTCTACTTATTGATTATACCAAAAAAGAGCTTACAAGCTAGTGACGAACGCTCCTTTAAGTGAAAAAGGCAAATATGTCGAAATTTCGTCCGTATTTCGATTTTAAATAGAGTTCTTGATAAGATAAGATAATGGGGCATAACTTCTGTACTAACCTACCTACCCTCGTCCACAGGGTGAGTGCCTGAGCAACAACGAGTGCCCCGACCACCGCGCCTGCATCAACTACCAGTGCATCGATCCCTGCATCGGCAAGTGTGCCACTGGAGCCAGCTGCGAGCCCAAGGCCCACCTGGCGGTCTGCCGCTGTCCACAGGGACAGTCGGGCGACGCCCTGGTGTCCTGTCGCCAGACGCGCACCTTCCCCGTGGCCAAGTACCACTGAGGCGGGATGGGCGTCGTACAGTCCCGGAGCCGCACTGCCTGCCAAACCAGTCACCATCCCAGCCCAGCCAATCCCCATCCCAATCCGCACCAGTCTATCTGCATCTGCCCACTTCCCGTACTAGTCGTTGCCCTAACCTCGTGCTCTCCCCAATAGAAGCGATAAAAAATGCgttgaaaaacaataaataataccagtaaataataataataacaatttgctGTTTTACTGGGATCCAAGTCACTACTCTGGCCACAAAACTACgtgcacaacaaaaaactgcatacatcataaaaaaattaagcaaattgttttcaaatacTGCAGAAGGAAcaaaattctattttaaagGTATAAAGATTATATAACATTGTCTTAGTACCGAAATCAAACCCAAAATCTTAACGGCTAAACGCAAAAGAccaaacattttataaaatccaattgccttctttatttttatcgataaatatatacatctatatatatatatttatatatatataaatatatagttttcttTTGGTTGGTATGAAATATAGGTTTCATATTGGTGCATAGTATGAGTTTGCCTGACTTTCTGAAAGCTTTTTTCAACCCAACCCATAACTAGGATGTTATTGGATGTTGAATTTTGGGTATAGCTCAAGgtttacatataaatatactcGGAGTTATGTGCCTAGAACCGAAATCGATTAGTGTggaattcaaaataaataaataaaactaaccAATTAATAGGAAATATGGTTCCCACAAAATGTACATTCTGAATTAGATAAGAAACTGAAATTCCGCTGAGATGTTCcagaataaatataaatactagTGCGCTTCGTTACTACGTTATACATTCACTCTTTTCATAGAGTcgccgaaaagtatgcaactaCTTTtaaaagctggcaaaaattTTAAGATCGGGAAGCTTACCATAAATAACAAACGTGtttgcaaatttattaaatatttaaaataatttaaaatcagCAATGCCTAAGGACTTAAATGAGAAGTGGCTACATTTTCGGCATATTAAACATGGATTAAACATGGATATGAATTACAGTCCGAGCGCAAGAAATCGTGTTTTTCCAAAGATCAATCTTTATTCTATCCGATGAGGGTACATAAGTAATATCTGAGAATTGGAGTATTGGTTCCCCGGTTTCGAATAAATACAAACTTTATTTATCTTTcgaaaatttgcattgcaaatcaTGTTTACTGACAGTTCCAGGTTTTTCATTGTaagcaaacaaatcgaaatgaattGGAAACAGTCCCTGAAGTTCTTTACTTTATCCTGTTGAATCAATCACGGAATGACGGcaataatatcaaatgaaatcTTAACAAATAAGGCAGTTTCTAgtgcaacaaaatgtttaaaagcaTCACTCCAAGCTAATAAAATGTCCGGATTCATTCAAAACGTGTCTTTAGCGATTGGTAGTCAGTCGACAGATCAGAGCTTccgtttttaaattttaaaactatgGGAGGAGTATGAAAAGTGGAGAGTCGCGATCGGAAGCCATAATTTGATGTGTTATCTccctacatatgtatatctatgtatatatttatatatttctataaatgTGTTTCGTAGCTTAGCTAGCGAGCGAGGCGTTTGCGTCCTCGCGCCTGTTCCTGCGGTCGCTCTTGTTAttgtaaatacaattttccgtttgaaatataaatatattcttgtatataaatatgcgatttgttcaattttgtttatgtatgtatatattaatatgtatataaattgctaaatacatttaattgcGCTTTACACTTTTACACTTTAATTTACGGCTATCTGGCATTATTCCGAATAAAACTCAggaggaaaaaaacaaaacaaaaaaaattgttgtctCTAGTGGGTGGTgagtgttgtttgttttgttgtctcGTATTGTTCGTTTTGTGTGGtttcttgttgttggttgtttggTGGTGTTAGCTATGTCtatgtgagtgagtgtgtgtgccgcATCGTACGCCAAGAACCCTACAAACTACGCGCCCCCACAACGATTCCGTCCGCCCCCGGAGTTGATCCAGGTCCTGGTCCTAATTTCAGTTCCGATTCCCgtcccgccgccgccgccgtcggtCCAGTTGCAATGCCAGCTCCCGTGCCGGAGCCGCTTTCACCTGCAGCACTTCCCACCCTTGCTGCCCTTGGGATTGGGCTTCAGATGGAGCGTGTCCTTCTGCTGCTCGTTGGGGGAGGTGCGCAGCTTGTGGTCGAGCACCTGCCGCGTGATCGACAAGAACATGTTCTCCACGTTTATGTTGTCTTTGGCAGATGTCTCGAACAGCTCGATGTCCATTTGTTTCGCAAACCGCTGCGCGTCCTCGGTAATGACCACCTTCCTGTCCGGATCGTCGTTCTTGTTGCCCACTGTTGGAGGAATCGAAACGTGAGTATACATCGCTAATGTAAGTTGCCCACTAATTAAGCTCCGCTTGGCATAGCCAACAAGTACTTCAACCAATTCTATGCGCAATACGGTATAGGCTCACCTAATACTTTTTTAACCACGTCGCAGTTGTTCTGGATCTCCTCCAGCCAGCGGCGGACGTTCGCGAAGGATTCGCCGTTCGTGACGTCGTAGACGACGATGACGCCGTGGGTGCCGCGGTAGTAGGTGCTGGTGATCGTCCGAAAGCGCTCCTGCCCGGCCGTGTCCCAGATCTGCAGCTTGACGCGCATGCCCTCGATGTCCACGGTGCGGATCTTAAAGTCCACGCCGATGGTGGTGATGTAACTGCCCGAGAATGTGTCGTCCGAGAACCGGATAAGCAGCGACGACTTGCCCACGCCTGCAGGGGATCAGATGGAAAGATGGAATGGGATTCGTATTACAATCATGTGATATCTTTACTACACACACAAGTACAAGTGGCCCATTCGGCATATGACATTGCTGTGGAGCGGGGAGTGTTCTCCTGCTCCGGTTACCGCCGCAGCAGGTCTGCTGCTCGCATATCAAGCTGTATATCCTGCCAGTGCGTCACCATTAGTCATGAGCCTGGTTTTGCCCGCATCACACTGCTGATCCGCGGACCAGACAACCCTTCTTTTGGCACAAGCTCGAAATACGACCAAATGAATATGTAGATAttcaggaggaggaggacagGACTGATATAAAGTGCTTATGCATTTAAgattaaatatgtacataaaattAGTACAACCAAACACATGTTGACTATGCCTAACACATTGAGTATAGAAACAAGAAGCTGACGAATGTTGAAAGTATTatggaaactgaaaacaacattactcatacgccatgttggcGTGAGCATTTCAAATGTAACATACATAAATGGTAGCTAGATGCAGCAATGCGAAAGGGAAGTGGAGACACAACTGCATTTTTGGCCAGGAATCGGGAATCGGGGACAAACTGCAATTTACACCTGCTATTTTCAACGCGATGCTAGCTATTTTTAAGCACCTGGTCTGTGGGAAACGGGAAAGCCTGGGAAACTCACCGCTATCGCCGATTATTAGCAACTTGAACAGATGATCGAAGCCGCGTGCCATTTTTCGTCGTTTTTTCGCtgtttttctgtgtttttccttgtttttgcaagtgcttttatatttacagTTAGGCGCGTCGAACAATGCAAAAtatacttttgttttctttttttctgctgcctgctcccacacgcacacacacaggagcACACTCCCTGCGctcactcgctctctctctctttcgctctctttCGGAAGCGCCCTCCCTTTCGCCCCAAGCTACggccctctcgctcgcactaGTGCAGCCGGCTGAATATCTGAGATAAGCTGTTGTTCTTTCTGGCTGCTggtctgttgttgttgctgctggtgatgtttttgttgctgtgtgaTAAGCTATAGTTATTAGTATTGTTGCGTTGCGAGTTAATTTATGTAAgtgttgttgccgccgccttgttatttaatttcctttgatTAGGTgtgtttcactttttttgGCTCTACTGGTGCAGTTGTAGCTTTTGCTTTATCAGCGGATTTGCGAAGAGAATTCGAGCGGCAGGCTCATTTCCATCAGATCCAATGGCTTGCTGGCGGATAAGACGGCGATTTGGTGCCGAAAATACTTCAATATAGGCTGGCAAATTTTCGCAAAGCTCGACTCCCTCGCAATCGTGCGTCTCGCTCTCTCCAACACTGCAGCACAGACACAACACACGAACACAtacgcacgcacgcacacacacacaggagtGAAGCTCTGGCTGACTGTTGAATTTATATTGGGCTTCTTGGCGGTCTCGAACTTTCCAGCTTCCGGGTTGCTCTTGCAGCGCTGAAAGGACGACGATTTGTGGGAATTTGTGGGCGTCGGCGTTCCGGATTAATTCTGCTTAATTCATATTCTGGATAAACTATTGCTAACGCACCCACACTAGAGACGGAACCAAATGCGATGTTTATGCTTATCGATACTTTAGGATAGATAGTACCCCACAACCATCGATTCATTCAACCGGAGCATAACGTCGAATTTTTCTCTAACTAAATATACgttatatacataaatttagttaaataaatttatagtatacaattttttaacTACGATTCCCGATGTGcaagcttaaaaaaatatcaatatgtatcgatatatttacaaaagaCTATCGCAAGTGTTGCCGTCTAACGGGTTGCTAACGTTGCCACCTTTTTATAAGCTGTGGGCCATATCCAGCACTTATTTATGAAGAATGGCGcgattttttaaaaacttcgATCAATTATAAATTGGCCATCTTCCAGTTTATGTAATTTTACATAATAAACCCCATATTAATGATACAAAAGGaagcaaacagaaaattcaCCTTACTCTTCTATGAGTATTCgtattgtacaatttttgaGAAGTTTTTTTCAACATCCAAAGACAACCATAAATGGTAACCCCCCATTTGCAAAACGAAAAGTTAAAACTTGTATAAGCAATAATGCGCTTTATCAACGAATTAATAATACTAATCGTAGGATGTAAAAGTAATGGACATTTTTCTCCACATTAAGATCATCAAAAATGAAGACGATCCAATCCTAAATACTAAGCTCGGTGGTCCTCAGGTGTATTATGAAAGCGTTCAGTCACTGGTCAGGGATTCTTAGATCGCTAGTCACACAAATGTAATGCTTAGAATACTTGAAATACTGTGTAGGCACTGCGAGTTGCTGAAAGGAAAGTCAGATGAGGGAAAGTAATGTGTACAACTACTTAAAGTAAAAACATGTAAACaagttatatatacatgtgCAAAGGAGCACTTACTTAGCTTACTtacgaaacaaaaaattagTAAATGCATCTTATTAGCGAATGCCGCTAGGAGAACAGGAATTTAATGGGATTCTGTATGTACAAAAGGCTGAAAATCAAAGCTACAATGAGAATAGCAGGTGCGAACCAAACGCACGAATTTGGTCCACAGCCTAGTCGATGTGATGCGATGGTTCATGGAATGTGCgagtgttgtgtgtgtgtcatctGTTCTCCTAGTCCCTGCGCAGGTATCCTGCCCACTCAGGATACATTCATATTGATACTGATGTGTACATGCTATGCTCGAGTGTGATCTGTCGTAGTGTCATCCGTTCTTATGCCTGCAGGTAAACTGGCCGCACAGCAGACATCAATATCGATATACTGATGTGTACATGGAATGTGCGAGTGTTATGTGTCGTGATGTCTGCTGTGCTCCTAGTCCCTGCAGGTATCCTGGCAACTCAGGATACATTCATATTGATACTGTGTAAATTGAATGTGGAAGTGTGGGAGTGGAACAGGATAACTCCTAGTCCCTCTAGGTATCCTGCCCACTCAGAGTAAATCCATATTGATCTTGCTGTGTACATGGATTTGTGCGAGTGTGATCAATCGTAATGCCATCTGTCCTCCTACTCCCTGCGGGCGGCCATGTGGCCGGGCAAGCGATTGCGGGTCCTATTGGCCACACAGGATGTATCCAAGTTGGCGTACGTGGGATGCGCGTTGGCGTACGTGGGACGCGCGTTGGCGAAAGTGCGGCGACGTAAGGCACGTGCAGCAAAAGTGCTCGCCTCCGGCGAGATGGAGCCCAATAGACGCCTGCGATTCGACGGTGCAGCGGAAGTGGGCGAAGGTTGGTGCCTCTTTGACTCTTGTTCATCGCTGTCATCGCTATCCGACTCGGCGATTCTAACTGGCATGGTGTATCTAGGACGCAAGATACGACGCCTAGTCGATGTGGACGGCGCAGTGTTTTCCTGGTTATCAAATGTCGATGTGGATGtcgatgtggatgtgaatgtgaatgtagATGTGGATGTAGATGTTGATGTCCTAGTTGCAGTAGTAGGGCGAAACGACTGTGCGAACGAGGTTATTACACGTGAGAgcactgttgttgtttgcgTTCCCTGTGATTCAAATGTGCGAGTTTCACGACTGGCTAAAGCGCGAGCAGCCGCAGAAGTAGATGGTTGATCATCGGAGAGGGTCTGCACGCGACCATGCGACTGGGTATCGAGCGCGCGTTGAAAGACGGCATCATCGTCGGAGGAGCCGCAATCTTGGCAGAAGGAGGGTGATAGCTTCTCTGGAATCTCATCAGCATTTTCGTGCCATGAACGGTGGGTGACGGCTTGATGAGAGCTGTTATCGTCCATTGAGTCGGCGTCATCCGAGTCCACTTCGATAACGGGCACTGCCTCCGGGGTGACGGCTGAGCAAACCTTGCAGACGTAGGTATCGTAGGTCTTCAGCGTGCAAAAGTAGTGACACGGATTGGCGCCACATGTGGTGCAATACACCAGCATGGCGGCAATGTCGGTGCGACCAGACACCGCAACGCA
This Drosophila simulans strain w501 chromosome X, Prin_Dsim_3.1, whole genome shotgun sequence DNA region includes the following protein-coding sequences:
- the LOC27207140 gene encoding PHD finger protein 7, whose translation is MVLTCKLCRSSEQDELIFGTVHVDGKMMVHRNCLYLSSNLIQRGDRNLDIMNFRKEDIEAEAERCRSLKCCYCRRLGANIVCCKSGCRRTFHTKCGADNLAQNQFCDTYKSFCHQHVLVHRRRPQYKKDEECLICAEDLIAKGERFSGVSCLFAPCCRNGWFHRRCLQRYANSSGYFFKCPLCNNVEAFRRVVYMGIAVLNQDASWETEPGAFAELFRRDLICTATCCVAVSGRTDIAAMLVYCTTCGANPCHYFCTLKTYDTYVCKVCSAVTPEAVPVIEVDSDDADSMDDNSSHQAVTHRSWHENADEIPEKLSPSFCQDCGSSDDDAVFQRALDTQSHGRVQTLSDDQPSTSAAARALASRETRTFESQGTQTTTVLSRVITSFAQSFRPTTATRTSTSTSTSTFTFTSTSTSTSTFDNQENTAPSTSTRRRILRPRYTMPVRIAESDSDDSDEQESKRHQPSPTSAAPSNRRRLLGSISPEASTFAARALRRRTFANARPTYANAHPTYANLDTSCVANRTRNRLPGHMAARRE